From a single Myxosarcina sp. GI1 genomic region:
- a CDS encoding UvrD-helicase domain-containing protein has protein sequence MQPSIHQKRVIDWLQADSDFSDAVVNSVAGSGKSTLLKLAADAISSDNVNVRDCLVLVFNKKNKTALVKKLDTRWQYSISTVHSAGYRVLKKYLGVRRLEVEEFKYRHLAKSLDWFNGSNPKQVKVVSLSNFLKLFEFVRLTLSPLTPKALSELIEHYALDINKQHLAQISQRIDYLFKVGMDSAASEAAIDHTDMLWLPVVWQVNQSPGFKYAQRVMVDEAQDMSRLQLEFVLSLAHQRAKMLFVGDPAQSINGFCGADTDSFSNIQTRLQALEFTLPVCYRCPKTHIELINKLCPEIPIEPRENAPTGSIKAIAEWDLWDETKNSRITPGDLVIARCSSSLIDLHLKMIVRGIPCNLVGSSLQQDLLNLLEDIAEQTGFEYQKFAEFSQSYLKFKQSIYQENDNGVILLLQLKDQINAIEAIYNHFQSRSLSELASSIKQLFGSEDNEAVLLSTVHRAKGMESERVYIAEPLTLPLIWENQKQWQEQQEQNLLYVALSRSTKDLFLIGDACWFDGNRSSQGNLKATDRTTTNLENDSVEEKILAASNEELEHYAKLIRLEQGKRVELNLKSLL, from the coding sequence ATGCAACCAAGCATTCATCAAAAACGAGTAATTGATTGGTTACAGGCTGATTCTGATTTTTCTGATGCTGTAGTCAATTCTGTGGCTGGTTCGGGTAAAAGTACCTTACTAAAGTTGGCTGCTGATGCTATTTCATCAGATAACGTAAATGTTCGAGACTGTTTGGTTTTGGTTTTTAACAAAAAGAATAAAACTGCTTTAGTCAAAAAACTCGACACTCGTTGGCAATATTCGATCTCTACAGTTCATAGCGCGGGGTATCGGGTGCTAAAAAAATATCTTGGGGTTAGGCGGTTAGAGGTAGAAGAATTCAAATATCGCCATTTAGCCAAAAGCTTAGATTGGTTTAACGGTAGCAATCCCAAACAGGTTAAGGTAGTCAGTCTGAGTAATTTTCTCAAACTATTTGAATTTGTTCGGCTAACTTTATCTCCTTTAACTCCTAAAGCTTTGTCTGAGTTAATCGAACATTATGCCCTTGATATAAACAAACAACATTTAGCCCAAATTAGTCAGAGAATTGACTATCTATTTAAAGTGGGCATGGATTCTGCTGCCAGTGAAGCTGCGATCGACCATACTGATATGCTTTGGCTGCCTGTCGTTTGGCAGGTAAACCAAAGCCCAGGATTTAAGTATGCTCAAAGAGTAATGGTTGATGAAGCTCAGGATATGAGCCGTTTACAGCTCGAATTTGTTTTGTCTTTAGCTCACCAAAGAGCCAAAATGTTATTTGTTGGCGATCCCGCTCAATCTATCAATGGATTTTGCGGCGCCGATACCGATAGCTTTAGTAACATTCAAACCAGACTCCAGGCTCTAGAATTTACTCTGCCAGTCTGCTATCGATGTCCAAAAACTCATATCGAATTAATTAACAAGCTCTGTCCTGAAATTCCCATCGAACCCAGAGAAAATGCTCCGACCGGCAGTATTAAAGCGATTGCCGAATGGGATTTATGGGATGAGACTAAAAATAGTCGAATTACGCCAGGGGATTTAGTGATTGCTAGATGTAGTAGCAGCCTGATTGACCTTCATCTAAAGATGATAGTTCGAGGTATTCCCTGTAATTTAGTCGGCAGTTCTCTGCAACAAGATCTGTTGAATCTTTTAGAGGACATTGCCGAACAGACAGGGTTTGAATATCAGAAGTTTGCTGAGTTTTCTCAGAGCTATTTGAAGTTCAAACAGTCAATTTACCAAGAGAATGATAACGGGGTAATTCTACTGCTACAGCTAAAAGACCAAATCAACGCAATTGAGGCGATTTATAACCATTTTCAGAGTAGGTCCTTGTCAGAATTAGCCTCAAGCATTAAGCAGTTATTTGGCTCAGAAGACAATGAGGCTGTTTTGTTATCTACCGTTCATCGAGCTAAAGGCATGGAAAGCGAAAGAGTATATATAGCCGAACCTTTGACCCTGCCATTGATTTGGGAAAACCAGAAACAATGGCAGGAACAACAGGAGCAGAATTTACTTTACGTTGCCCTTTCACGCAGTACCAAGGACCTGTTTTTGATCGGCGATGCTTGCTGGTTTGATGGCAATCGATCTTCGCAGGGTAATTTAAAAGCGACCGATCGAACTACCACCAATCTTGAGAACGATTCAGTTGAAGAAAAAATTCTTGCTGCTTCAAATGAAGAATTAGAGCATTATGCCAAGTTGATTCGACTAGAGCAGGGTAAAAGGGTCGAGCTTAACTTGAAAAGTCTACTGTAA